The following coding sequences are from one Musa acuminata AAA Group cultivar baxijiao chromosome BXJ2-4, Cavendish_Baxijiao_AAA, whole genome shotgun sequence window:
- the LOC135611085 gene encoding large ribosomal subunit protein eL37x-like — protein MGKGTGSFGKRRNKTHTLCVRCGRRSFHLQKSRCGSCGYPAARIRKYNWSVKAIRRKTTGTGRMRYLRHMPRRFRSNFREGTEATPRKKSASAAV, from the exons ATG GGGAAGGGTACAGGAAGCTTCGGTAAGCGGAGGAACAAGACCCACACCCTGTGCGTTAGGTGCGGGCGGAGGAGCTTTCATCTCCAGAAGAGCCGCTGCGGCTCCTGTGGCTACCCTGCTGCTCGGATCCGCAAGT ACAACTGGAGTGTGAAGGCAATAAGGAGAAAGACAACGGGTACAGGAAGGATGAGATATCTTCGACATATGCCTCGAAGGTTCAGGAGTAATTTTAGAGAAG GGACTGAAGCAACTCCAAGGAAGAAGTCTGCATCCGCTGCAGTTTGA